The following coding sequences lie in one Arachis stenosperma cultivar V10309 chromosome 5, arast.V10309.gnm1.PFL2, whole genome shotgun sequence genomic window:
- the LOC130980717 gene encoding uncharacterized protein LOC130980717, with product MRHILQPNGVVISSELFREEFYKKYFPISVRNGKELELLQLKQGQMTVTEYTSKFEELCRFSRICQGAPEDFAGWKCIKYEGGLRGDIQSFVAPMEIRTFSKLVNKTRVAEECLRKAALDKSDHQSSIREDHGRNLVPRGQDFKRGGNTPQQHQGQSSFWRFNNNNNQGKERGKQAQFPQDDLTCRRCGRYHPNTPCRADWDVCYYCGRAGNMS from the coding sequence ATGAGGCATATTCTACAGCCTAATGGGGTTGTGATCTCTTCAGAGTTGTTTCGAGAAGAATTCTATAAGAAATACTTTCCCATCTCAGTTAGGAATGGCAAGGAACTTGAACTGCTTCAGCTGAAACAAGGCCAGATGACCGTTACTGAGTACACAAGCAAATTTGAGGAACTGTGCCGCTTTTCACGTATCTGTCAGGGAGCTCCTGAGGACTTTGCTGGGTGGAAGTGTATCAAGTATGAGGGTGGCCTTAGGGGCGATATTCAGAGCTTCGTTGCACCGATGGAGATCCGAACCTTTTCTAAACTGGTAAACAAAACCAGAGTTGCTGAAGAATGTCTGAGAAAGGCGGCATTAGACAAGAGTGATCATCAAAGCTCTATTAGGGAAGATCACGGAAGAAATTTAGTGCCTCGAGGTCAAGATTTCAAGCGAGGTGGCAATACTCCACAGCAACATCAAGGCCAGAGTAGCTTCTGGAGgttcaataataacaataaccaAGGAAAAGAACGCGGAAAACAGGCTCAGTTTCCGCAGGATGACTTGACTTGCAGGAGGTGTGGAAGGTACCACCCAAACACTCCGTGTAGGGCCGATTGGGATGTCTGTTATTACTGTGGAAGAGCCGGGAATATGTCTTGA